Part of the Lycium ferocissimum isolate CSIRO_LF1 chromosome 6, AGI_CSIRO_Lferr_CH_V1, whole genome shotgun sequence genome, GATAATCCATCACCGAATAAAATTAGCGACAAATTTTGTTGTCTGCTTACAAAATTCGTCCGTAGCTAATGtatgtttttttagtagtgctgGTAGCATGTTTAATAAACCACGAAATGACTAGGAGTAACTTGTTTATTGTTTCTATGGTTTGCTTTTTAGCTTATAGTTTCTCCTATATTGGACAGTAATTTTCAGTTGATCCTTCTAAATTTGTTCAACTACCTAGGAGATGTGTGCTTGCCTAATTAAGAATGGTCAAATAAGTAATGAGCTAAACTATTGTGCAATATGCTTCATGGGGAGCTAATTAAACATAGCAGTAATATGAAGTATTATTCCTACTATATTAAGCAAATGTTTGGATTCTTCGCGTTTTAAAAAGAAGTTAAAACTGAAATTGAATGTGGATATATATCAGATTCTAATATTTGTTCATGTAATATTAAtatcctctttttcttttctttaaaaaatcaaaagcgaaccaagagagagagagagggggaggTTTACTCCTATATGCAGTCTTTTTTCACAGGGACCCATTGCTAGATTACAAAGTCAATAGTGATCATTTTGAcataatttgaatttgaattgaaaCGAAATTTAATCACAAAGAAATGTAGCATTTTGAATCTTTATATCATAATATTGTGTTGGTAGCTAACAACTTTCGAAAGTTATAGTcttaaacataacataacatttTGCGCGTTTTAAAAGTTTCTAATTATAGATACAATATAATGTGATAGCTAAttgttcaaattttaaattatgttatttttcagaATAGATTGAATAAGAGTTGTGTCACATTGGAAAGAAGGAAGTAGTGATTATTAGTCTAAGGAGATGTCTAGGAAAAGCTGCAATAAAATTTGTAAATGAAACGTAATATAAGTGAAGATTCATTAGTATTTAATATTTAGGAATTCTTTgagaaatttttttcaaatcaaacgaaacgaaaaaaaaaaaaacaagaaatttgTTTAACAGTTCTTTATGTTTGGCTTTCAAAagcaagagatgaaaataagaaaaaagaaatcgTCGCCTGAGAGATTCGAACTCTCGCGGGGAAACCCCATGTACTTAGCAGGCACACGCCTTAACCACTCGGCCAAAGCGACTTGATGATTTGGGTTGGTGTTTctgataatttgactaaatccTCACTATCATTTAAGTTCGTTTCTCCATCTAGTGTTCAGCGGCGGAGTCAAAAAATTTCCTAagagggttcaaaatataaaaaaggtaAACACGCGAAGAAGTTAAAGGAATTCAGCATCtactacatatacataaaaaaaatgattttaaccTTACATGTATAGTCGAACTTTTCGTCAAAGGGGGTTCATAACCACTTGGCTCTGCCTTGGTAATAACACATAGGAGTATCTTTTTCTATGATCGATAAATCTTCGAGAAGCAATGATATCTAATTTGAAGTTTGGTGAGTAATGTgatattaattctttttttttttccatctattTTATAACAAAATACGTAGTTTTTGTTTTACCTATTATCATTTCTAGATTGTATGCTCCCGACACGAGTAAATCTTTAATTGTATTAGCAATTTCTAGCTAGCTAATGGAAAATAATATTCAACATAAAGTACTTAGAGCTCGTTTAGTAGGAGGTTTTAGATAAAATAATCACGGTATTACATGTAGTATTATTTTGTACCATGTTTACTGTCCGATACTTAATTTGGGGTCGACTAATCCGGATCCCGGCCCAAAAGTCCCACTATGTGGGTAGTGCTTCTTATCAATAACAACCCCATTCAGAGGGCTCAAACTTGAGATCTCTGATTAAGGAGGTATCGAGGGAGGGGTACCTACCCCACCACAACCTTTGGTAGTATACTATTATAGTTATCATTTGATAACTTGAATAAAGTGTTGGTGGAGCCAAGATTTTAGTTTATGGGTTCTGGATTACATTAACTTTTgtataatgtgttatgaatagattatttatacatattgaaTGGAGTTTTTAACACAAATGCAAAGTTTGAGCCTAAGCTACTGGATTTTGCTAAACCCGTAATCACGATGCTGGTTCCGCCCATTGTTAAGAAggataatgaaaataaaactgTATGAATCATTCAAAAGCGAAGTGATAACgaaaaatgatttaaaagaCAGTAGACGATTTAAATAACAAGTagcaatataaaaattacatcaaagtctGCTTCACAATCAAGATATAAACACACAGAGAAGTCAAAAGACAGTATACATCAccctgaaaaaaaaattagaaaacattGGAAAAGCTGAAATGTAACATTACACCAATTAAGgcaaaacaacaactactaaTATAGTAGAATGGAGATGAAAGATAATTAGTTGGATGGAGGAGGTGAAAGTGTAGGAATTGTGGGAATACTTGGAAGTGAGGGCATGTTGGGAATGGCAGGCATTGGTGGCAGAGTCATTTTGGGTACAGAGGGCAATGTAGGCAAAGATGCACCACTTGGCAATGGTGGCATTGCTGTAGGCAAGTTGGGAATATTTGGCAATTGTGGCATTGTTGGCTGAGGCATTGATGGGATCGTAGGCAAGTTAGGAAGTTGCAGTAGGCTACGAGCAGCATGACTTGTCGATATGCTTGATAAGGACAATAATGCTATGATCACGAAGAGGATTGAGCAATTGTTGGAAGCAGCCATTGTTGTATAATTAACTAGATTGCTTTCTTTTACAAGAAATATTGTTATGTTGTGACTTGAGTTGATGAGATTGATCATACTAAAGGGtatatatagggaaagttcTTGAGGGAGTAGAAGGATTTGGTGAGATGTTGGCTGAAGAAGCATAACCTCTAATTTCTAATTACTCTATTGTTAGTTAATCTTCATGAATGTTGGTTTGAGGACCATGCTCCAACTTTTAAGTCAATAAGTTTTCTAAGAGTAGTTAGCATAGATAAAATTTGGATCAACCATATTTTGTGGACAATTGAGTATTCGGGACACAGTAACCAAATTAATCCAAATTAATGTCGCGTAGGACCCATTAAGTGTGAGTGCTCCGTACCAAGGGCTGCTTCAGAACTCGAGCCCGAAACATTTGGTTACGGGTGAAAGAATGTCATCCATCCAACCACACCCGTGTAATTGTTTATTGTTTCTCTTTTTAAATCTGCTAGTAGTTTCTTGTATAGGACTGTTGTCTATTGAtccttccgatgttgttcaacTACCTAGGAGATGTTTGCTTGCCTAATATATGATTGTCAAATAATTAATCAGCTCAACAGTATTAATCTAACACAGTTACATGTGTGTGTTAATATCCTCGGAAGAAATATAATATGCTTAATTCTTAGGGAGCTAAAAATAGTGAACTCATAAGTACTATAGATTCCTCTTGATTAAGCAAATGCTTGGGTTCTTTACTTTTTAGGAACAAGTCAAAAAATACTGAAAAATGAATGCGAATTAATCAAATGGCATAATACATAGACAGTAGGCTTTCAAATTTGGGCTCAGCTGGCAAGTATATCCTCCAACTTTGAGTGTGCACAAGTGCCCCTCAACTCGTTTTAAGTTgaacacgtaaacacaaatgccgatgtgacacataaattttgaAGGTGTCTAGAttatcattttgtaagttggagtgttcaactgaCAAAGTGGAGACAAATTGAggtgtgcacacccaaagttagAGGGCATACTTGTCAGCCGAGACCAAATTTGGAGGTCTGTTTATATATTATGCCTAATCAAATTTAAACATTTGTACATgctatacagtcaaacctcgcTATAATTGACATTtgttataacaacattttactataacggcctgattttctccagaaccgatttttcatgttatagtTTACTTCTTTATAACAGCATTTTACCTATAACAGCAGTGACATTCATTACAACGGTACACTCTCtataaaattacctctctatagcagccatgaaattttcggacaaacaCTGCCATTATAGAGGGGTTTTACCATAGTCTCCTCTGTTTCATTCCTTTCTTTAAACAATGAAAAGGGAACCAAGTTTAGGGTTTTTTACTCCTATGAATAGTCTTCTTTTCACATGGACCGATCCTTCgattacaaaataaataatgacCATTCATACTTTATGTTTTAGGAATGTAAACTAATGCACATGGAACTATACTgctttttaaatataatttgtAAAGGCACAGTTAAGCTGATTAGTTTCTTCATGGTCATTCATAGAGTTGAAAGAACTTGAAGAGGAGATTTAGAAATTTTCCTTGTATATTCAATGAATAATCTGTACAATGCAACTGTTGATTTATACAAATTATTAGGGATTAAAATGCTAATTCCTATACTATGTAACTAAATAATCATCATTTTGTACAATTCACAAAGGAATCAAAAGTGTCGTTTTCTATGTAACTAGGCTTAATGCATTTGCGGCCCCCTAAACTTGctcattttttccattttgacaccttaactaagtgttgttcctattaaaCCCTTGAACTCGTCCTCAattgtgtctatcaaacacaatttgacttacatagtattccatcttcaatgtagcaacatgctaatatatattctaatttaattatgccatCTTTTAGTTAAGATTAACAGTAATTGAGAGGGGAAATAACAGTAGCTCTTAATTAAGTTGTCAGTGGAAAAGGTAACCAGCAGAAACCGACACACccatgacctaaagaatagcttaccacgtgtctaaaatattactccaccTTCATTTCTCCAATTTAATTTCTGATTCTaacaaaaatcagatttagggagtttgatagacacacttgaggacgagttcaggggttcaaAAGGAACAACGCTTAGTTaaggtgccaaaatgaaaaaaatggcaAGTTTAGGGGGCCGCATATGTATTAAGCCATTTAACTATGTACACAATAACTATCCTATGTATGCTCATCATGTGGGCCTTTATATTTGTCGATAGGAGTGGGAATTCGCACTGTAATccttttgggtggtctttaaattttgccctcatatttgaaatctttaaattttgcccttcggctaaaacccatgggttcagggttcgaaccccacacgctaaaattaaaaaaaaaaaaacgcaaggcagagtttaaatttcgctatgcctcCATTGGCATACACTCacaaggaattaccaaagttatgcgaccaagatacttatgccttatgggcgacttggcctaagtatgccggtcccaagagataactttggtaattccttcacaagtttatgcctgATCCTAAGCATAAAGTTTGCCAATTAAAAGTTTGCCCAAGTATGCCCTTATCTAagataaacttgttaaggaattaccaaagttatgcgacccgcatacttatgccaagtccgcccatatgGGCATGAGTATGCGGTCCAAgataaatttgtaattccttaacaaataCGGGTCCCAAGATACACGCTACCCAAATCTttccttgcaattttttttttaatttatgcttgagcggggttcgaactcgtAACCTCATGATTCTCGCGTGAACGCTcgagttgcaatgcgaagggcaaaaattaaagacccggCAATATGAtaggcataatttaaagaattaaaaatacgagggtaaaatttaaagaccaccacaaaagaagggcaatccgcgcaaaaaaatgataggAGTGTGTCGGTTGAGGCCCAATAACTTGAGAACGGCCCAATGCTTTCATCCGTTGCTAGTTTAGACAAAGGCCCAATCTGTTCCTCTTTATTGATCTTCTTCGACAAAACCAAAGACGAAATCCCCAAGACTTTGCATTTTTTCTTTGTCTCATCAACCATTTCCTTCGATCCTCCATTGTTGCTTGTGTGATGAAGATAAAGTGAAGGAGGTTTCTCCAACAAAAGTGTTGAACAAGATCGACTTGCTTCTTGAAAGATGCCCAAATTATAGCTAATATTAGTCTAAAGAGATGCCGATGACATTGGCATGTACACAATGGCAAAACGAAATTTGAATTTCCGATGGTTTGTATTTTTTTGGGGCAACTAACAGCTAGTTTAGTGAcgttaatattaaaaaaagaacaaattgTGACTTTATTGTTACACCAGGTAAAAATTAGTGAAGATATGTCAAAGTAAACCCATTGGTCTACTACCAACGACATTGTCATGTTTTCTGTGACATGTTTGAACTGTCAACCTACTCTTAATTCTCTAAATGAACTGCCATTTGATTGGGGAACaacaaatatacatttttggAAAGCTTTGTATTGCCAAGCTCTAGTTAAACTTCTTTACTCGATTGAATGTTTTCAGTTAAAGATCAAAATTATCAGTTTTTTATGTAGGGGTTTCCAAGAAATTAGTTTTTCCCCACGCATGCCTATAATCCAAATTGTTCAAAATATTGTATATCCGTTGATACTTTTTCGCCAATAAAATTGTATTTGACAAATAGGCATAAATCAATAGTAGAGTAGACTGCATTACATTAACACAAATGACAATCAATGTATAGCACTTAAGAGAGTATAAATGATACAATACATCATAAAGAATCACATAAAAGATTAAAatgactaattaattaaaaaaaaaaacgcggtAGAGACCAGTATGGTAAGATGGGTAAAAATCACGCGATTGGAAGCTGCAAGATTAGTTGGATGGAGGTGGTGAAAGTGTAGGCATGGTTGGAATTGTGGGAATTGTTGGAAGTGAAGGCATTTTGGGCAGAGGAATATTGGCAGGCATTGGTGGCAGAGTCATCTTTGGTATAGAAGGCAATGTAGGCAAAGATGGCAATGGCGAATTAGCGGTTGGAAGTGTTGGCAAAGATGCTGCACTTGGCAATGGTGGCAATGTTGCTGCTGATGGTAAGTTGGGAATAGTAGGCAACTGTGGCATTGTTGGTTGAGGCAATGAGGGAATTTTTGGCAAGTTTGGAAGTTGCATTAGGCTACGAGCAGCACGACTTGTTGATATACTTGAAAAGGACAATAATGCTACGATAACGAAGAGGATTGAGCAATTGTTAGAAGCAGCCATTGAGTTAATTTGCAAGATTAATTGCTCTGCTTTTATAGGGAAAGTTGTGTTTTGAATTGAGTACTTGATGAGATTGATCATTGCCAAAGGGTGTATATATAGGCAAAGTTCTTGAGGGAATCATAGGCTCTTTAATTTGTTGGTAGTTAACCTTCCCTAAATGTTGCTTTGAGGAACAATATACGCCAACTTCTTAGTCAAGAAGATCTCTGGAAGTAGTTATACATAGATGAAGTTTGGATCAACCATATTTGGTGAACAATATTTCAGCACTAATTAATGAAAGCATTTTTTATACTCTAATTGACTTTGCTACTCATGGAAAATCATTTCCTGGCTGCCTAAGAAGCTAGGTGAACTAATAATGAGTTGTCATGCTTCTACACCAAACATCGCATAGAATCCTGctagttattcaacaactttccctatatatataccccttaagtaaataatcaaaGTCGCTCAAATTGAGAAAAGAACTCCTTCCAACTTACCATTATCAACTTCACTAATTTCCCTGAAACAAAGCATTTTCTATCGACACAATGGCTGCTACTAACAATTGCTCAATCTTCTTTTTGATCATAGGATTATTGTCCTTATCAAGCATCGCTATAACCCATGCTGCTCGTAGCCTACTACAACTTCCTAACTTGCCAACAATCCCGTCATTGCCTCAACCAACAATGCCACAGTTGCCTACTATTCCCAACTTACCAACAGCAGCCACATTGCCACCATTGCCAAGTGCTGCTTCTTTGCCAACACTCCCAACAGCTAATTCACCATTGCCATCTTTGCCTACATTGCCCTCTGTTCCGAAAATGACTTTGCCACCAATGCCCGCCAATATTCCTCTTCCTAACATGCCATCACTTCCAACTATTCCCACAATTCCAAACATGCCTACACTATCACCACCTCCATCCAACTAATCTTGCGATTTCGAACCGCATGGTTTTTACCTATCTTGCCCTGCTGAGAGACCGTGtgattttttttgctttcttgttttttaattttgtcattttaatCTTTTATCTGATTCTTGACGATGTATTGTATCATTTACACTCTTCTAAGTGCTATACGTTGATTGTCATTTGTGTTAATGAAATGCATGTCTACTATTGATTTATCTGTATTTGTCCAGTATATTTTACTCACAAGAAATGGTCAACCGTGTATACATTGCATATTTGGAACAAATTGAATCATAAATATACGCATTGGGAAACTAATTTCTTTTACAGTCCTACTTAATAATGAAAGCTAATTAAGCTTCATCATTTCAATCTTTAACTAAAAGCAATCGAGTAAAGAAGTTGAAACTTACATGTTCAACTTAATCAGACGCCCTGGAGTTTCACATAAAGGGAGTTTTTGAACTCCAGTACAGTTTTTCGTGTTTTAGTTAAGGCTATAGTTGTTCAAATTTATTTCCGCATTAAAAAGTGAGTATTTTCCAATTACATTTCATATGgtgataaaaatttaaatattagttCAAAAAGTGGCTAGCCACCAAATTTCTACTAGACAGTCCACATAAGACCACGACCAGTAAGAAACCAATCAGCTTAACTCTACAAATTAATGAATTATAATGAAAAGCCataatttggaaacaaaaaaaaaaatgaaaagccaTATATTTTCACGTGTATTAGTTTACGTTACTAAAAATGAAGGATCGTTACTGATTTTGTAATCTAACTATGGGCTTATGTGAAAAAATAAAGAGTATTCCTAGGAGTAAAAATCTCTCGTGAGCTTGCTCGTATTGTCCGGCAGAATTCGGCCACATAAACAAGGAGAATTCTTATAGGCTGTCCGCTAGCATAAAACTAACTAATTGTAGATGaatatcatcatacacatataaCATTAGCAAATGAGCAAATCTGACAATATCCACGTTCATTTTCAGTAGTTGCGGAACTTGAGTATAGTTACAAGTTCGGTCGAACCAGTAACTTTGGTCAAAATCATGTATTTATTTTAAGCCAGTATTTTTTAAGAATTTGGCTTAAAAAAGTTTTCCACGTCACCTATAGCAATCGGAAATATCGCTTTGGTTGAGTGACTTTGTAGGTAAAATGACAATAAGTGAGTGACTTTGAAGGTGAAATGACAatagttgagtgatttttttattacaaaacaaagttgagtgactttctgagATAATTATcattagttgagtgacttttgtgttacaaaataaaattgagtgactttttgaaataaaagctGTTAGTTGAGTGACTGTCTGAGAAATAAACTAGACCCATTTGTGATATATGTGTTTAGTAAGATAAATTTGAAACAGAAACAGAGGACATTGGCAGTATAAATTCTATAAACTTTCAGGAagaaaagtttactaaaatttCCTTATTAGTGGCTTTGTTATCCTCTAAAAAGAATTCAATCCAATATACGGCCAGACATCTCTATAACAGCCATCCTCTATAACTACATTTTACCAAAAcgaccaaatttttttttgaaatcaaaCTTTTATGTTATGCTATATCatatgttctctataacaaTCAAAAAGTATATGGACAAATGACGTTGTTATAGAAAGGTTTGCCTGTagaatattttgtcaaaagttatTAATCATTCTGTCCCAACTTATGTGACATTATTTGGAACATGTAGGCTAAAAcgagtcatagatatttgtatgGTCATAAATCATCTTACGCTTATTGGGAATTTGAAGTCAAATTGTTCctaaatatacaaatatttcAATCTTCCTTtgacagactaaaaaagaaagttgcGACACATATTGGGACATAATGAATACTAGTAAATACTGGTTTCTTTGAGTGTTTTGTTAATTAATAGTTCATCAAATATGGTTGATCCAAACTTCATCTGTGTAAAAACTACTTCCAGAATATTATTGACTTAGAGAGTTTGTCCATCCTCATTAACCAACATTTAGGAAGGTGAACTAACAATACAATTCTCA contains:
- the LOC132061634 gene encoding protein PELPK2-like gives rise to the protein MAASNNCSILFVIIALLSLSSISTSHAARSLLQLPNLPTIPSMPQPTMPQLPNIPNLPTAMPPLPSGASLPTLPSVPKMTLPPMPAIPNMPSLPSIPTIPTLSPPPSN
- the LOC132061635 gene encoding protein PELPK2-like → MVGIVGIVGSEGILGRGILAGIGGRVIFGIEGNVGKDGNGELAVGSVGKDAALGNGGNVAADGLLSLSSIAITHAARSLLQLPNLPTIPSLPQPTMPQLPTIPNLPTAATLPPLPSAASLPTLPTANSPLPSLPTLPSVPKMTLPPMPANIPLPNMPSLPTIPTIPNMPTLSPPPSN